The Pseudobythopirellula maris genome has a window encoding:
- a CDS encoding polyphosphate kinase 2 family protein: MPRPITFKPGEKVCLADIDPRKIDGDWDKESAAERMEQNAERTRDLAYRLYAENRRSVLLVLQGMDTAGKDGTIRAVMHSVSPQSCQVTPFKAPSNLELDHDFLWRIHQAVPRRGNIGIFNRSHYEDVLVVRVHNLVPKEEWRSRYERINEFEQMLTEGSVTIVKCMLHVSKEEQRERLQKRLDNPNKRWKFSKGDLAERKLWDDYQEAYEAALAHCNTKHAPWHVIPADRKWYRNLVVSELLRSTLEELDPQFPPSESGLDDITVV; the protein is encoded by the coding sequence ATGCCGCGACCCATCACGTTCAAGCCTGGCGAGAAAGTCTGTTTAGCCGACATCGATCCTCGCAAGATCGACGGCGATTGGGACAAAGAGTCGGCCGCCGAGCGCATGGAGCAGAACGCCGAGCGGACCCGCGACCTCGCCTACCGGTTGTACGCCGAGAACCGCCGGTCGGTGCTGCTCGTGCTGCAAGGCATGGACACGGCTGGCAAAGACGGCACCATCCGCGCGGTCATGCACAGCGTGAGCCCGCAGAGCTGCCAGGTCACGCCGTTCAAAGCGCCGAGCAATCTGGAACTCGACCACGACTTCCTGTGGCGGATCCACCAAGCCGTGCCCCGCCGCGGCAACATCGGCATCTTCAACCGCAGCCACTACGAAGACGTGCTCGTCGTGCGTGTCCACAACCTCGTGCCCAAGGAGGAGTGGCGCAGCCGCTACGAGCGGATCAACGAGTTCGAGCAGATGCTCACCGAGGGGAGTGTCACGATCGTCAAGTGCATGCTGCACGTCAGCAAAGAGGAGCAACGCGAGCGACTGCAGAAGCGGCTCGACAACCCCAACAAGCGTTGGAAGTTCAGCAAGGGCGACCTCGCCGAACGCAAGCTGTGGGACGACTACCAAGAGGCCTACGAAGCGGCCCTGGCGCACTGCAACACGAAACACGCCCCCTGGCACGTGATTCCGGCCGACCGCAAGTGGTACCGCAATCTGGTGGTCAGCGAACTGCTCCGCAGCACGCTCGAAGAGCTCGACCCGCAGTTCCCCCCCAGCGAGTCGGGACTCGACGACATCACCGTCGTGTGA
- a CDS encoding secretin N-terminal domain-containing protein, whose protein sequence is MQARRYTIRRWAPAALAAVLALQATAFGQDIQSFSSDGEIPAGVPPEIRAQIEAARAKARGSKPKPEKKKEEKKSDDAKKEGEDKKEEKKEQKPAGDTVKRPESPPRTPDPREFDARPENGRVRFSFTGQPWPDVLQWLAAVSDLSLDWQQLPNDYLNLTTTRAYTLPEARDLINRHLQARGYALLLSGEVLSVFKLDAIDPSLVPRVTEDELYDRQPHDIVKVSFQLPDEMSVEKAVEDLKQALSKNAKVMPLAASGRVLAIDAVANLRLVSAVLNEERMAAASEETFREFELQYVQASQVIDSIYVVLGLDPQSRPSQMDLRLQQQKMELLKQMQQKGKDVTKMIQKDGPPVYLIYNRQRNSIIANAPGEQMEIIARTIEALDVPVGGGPAGESSTANLFGRTLKPYELKTIDPQSVVDALQQIGDLSPMAELKADNDSKTLFARASQVDHAKIDSMVEELDGTGMRVVVYSLRRLPADAVAGSIERLLAPVEEEKEDDMPFYFYRRNNNKKEKKPQHEMRIDADIDNNRLIVRGTNQQIAEVENLLKMLGEPIGEPRDRGPVRTLGALPPKETAELMRRLREAWPSVGGGVELIIEGEEAIQEQADDQANDDEATEDEAESQTQESGDRVTSLPPSADSVRLAASPFRLLASPVAAAESQGEAKAEQPAVRVSIGPDGSIVLSSADPEALSRLEDLATAVAPEPPRHKVFQLENRSAYYIYSLLEEYYDDELSGDQDYVVDWWGRVKQTGPKDTGVRLSQRRPIQFVYDNTSNTILVKHATAVQLEEIEGLIKSWDTLPPRNAILARRTGTVQLQYSKASALAATLKDVYRDLLSRRDEEFDTEEDKGTGGTSTRYATSIHYEAQGEQRETEPIGASFDGVFSVAADDIANLLVVSAQTEIYDSVVDMIRSLDEAAKPNTTVAVVDAGGVSAEQLQRALAQALGQPWTGGRPEQQAGGGRNNDRGDRNRGRDRGRNRRRNR, encoded by the coding sequence ATGCAGGCGCGACGCTACACAATCCGTCGGTGGGCGCCCGCTGCGCTGGCCGCAGTCCTTGCCCTTCAGGCCACGGCATTCGGCCAAGACATTCAGTCGTTCAGCTCCGACGGCGAGATCCCCGCCGGCGTCCCGCCGGAGATCCGCGCCCAGATCGAGGCCGCCCGCGCCAAGGCGCGCGGCTCGAAGCCGAAGCCTGAGAAGAAAAAGGAAGAGAAAAAGAGCGACGACGCCAAGAAAGAGGGCGAGGATAAGAAAGAAGAAAAGAAGGAACAAAAGCCGGCCGGCGACACGGTCAAGCGGCCCGAATCGCCGCCACGCACGCCCGACCCGCGCGAGTTCGACGCCCGGCCCGAGAACGGCCGGGTGCGGTTCTCGTTCACCGGGCAACCGTGGCCCGACGTGCTGCAGTGGCTCGCCGCGGTGTCGGACCTGAGTCTCGACTGGCAGCAACTGCCGAACGACTACCTGAATCTCACCACGACGCGCGCCTACACGCTGCCCGAGGCCCGCGACCTGATCAACCGCCACCTCCAAGCCCGCGGCTACGCGCTGCTTCTCTCGGGCGAGGTGCTCAGCGTGTTCAAGCTCGACGCGATCGATCCGAGTCTCGTTCCACGCGTCACCGAAGACGAGCTCTACGACCGCCAGCCGCACGACATCGTGAAGGTGTCGTTCCAGCTGCCCGACGAGATGTCGGTCGAGAAGGCGGTCGAAGACCTCAAGCAGGCGCTGAGCAAGAACGCCAAGGTGATGCCGCTGGCGGCCAGCGGCCGGGTGCTGGCGATCGACGCGGTGGCCAACCTGCGTCTGGTGAGCGCGGTGCTGAACGAGGAGCGGATGGCGGCCGCGAGCGAGGAGACCTTCCGCGAGTTCGAGTTGCAATACGTGCAGGCCTCGCAGGTGATCGACTCGATCTACGTGGTGTTGGGCCTCGACCCGCAGTCGCGTCCCAGCCAGATGGACCTGCGTTTGCAGCAGCAGAAGATGGAGTTGCTCAAGCAGATGCAGCAGAAGGGCAAGGACGTGACGAAGATGATCCAGAAGGACGGCCCGCCCGTTTACCTGATCTACAACCGCCAGCGCAACAGCATCATCGCCAATGCGCCGGGAGAGCAGATGGAGATCATCGCCCGCACGATCGAGGCGCTCGACGTGCCGGTGGGCGGCGGCCCCGCGGGCGAGTCGTCGACGGCGAACCTGTTCGGCCGCACGCTCAAGCCGTACGAGCTCAAGACGATCGACCCGCAGTCGGTGGTCGACGCCCTGCAGCAGATCGGCGACCTGAGTCCGATGGCCGAGCTCAAGGCCGACAACGACAGCAAAACGCTCTTCGCACGCGCCAGTCAAGTCGACCACGCCAAGATCGACTCGATGGTCGAGGAACTCGACGGCACGGGGATGCGGGTCGTGGTCTACTCGCTACGCCGGCTGCCCGCCGACGCCGTGGCGGGGTCGATCGAGCGGCTCCTCGCCCCCGTGGAGGAGGAGAAGGAGGACGACATGCCGTTCTACTTCTACCGCCGGAACAACAACAAGAAAGAGAAGAAGCCTCAGCACGAGATGCGGATCGACGCCGACATCGACAACAACCGGCTGATCGTGCGCGGCACGAACCAGCAGATCGCCGAGGTCGAGAACCTGCTGAAGATGCTCGGCGAGCCGATCGGCGAGCCGCGCGACCGCGGCCCGGTCCGCACGCTCGGCGCCCTGCCCCCCAAGGAGACGGCCGAGCTGATGCGCCGGCTGCGCGAGGCGTGGCCCTCGGTCGGCGGCGGCGTGGAGCTGATCATCGAGGGTGAGGAGGCGATCCAAGAGCAGGCCGACGACCAAGCCAACGACGACGAGGCCACCGAAGACGAGGCCGAGAGCCAGACCCAAGAGAGCGGCGACCGCGTCACGAGTCTCCCTCCCTCCGCGGACTCGGTGCGGCTGGCGGCTTCGCCGTTCCGGCTGCTCGCTTCGCCCGTCGCGGCCGCCGAGTCGCAAGGCGAGGCCAAGGCCGAGCAACCCGCCGTGCGGGTGTCGATCGGACCGGACGGGTCGATCGTGCTGAGCAGCGCCGACCCAGAAGCCCTCAGCCGGTTGGAAGACCTGGCGACGGCCGTCGCCCCCGAGCCGCCGCGTCACAAGGTGTTCCAGCTCGAGAACCGCTCGGCCTACTACATTTACTCGCTGCTCGAGGAGTACTACGACGACGAGCTCTCCGGCGACCAGGACTACGTGGTCGACTGGTGGGGTCGGGTCAAGCAGACCGGGCCGAAGGACACCGGCGTGCGGCTGTCGCAGCGTCGTCCGATCCAGTTCGTCTACGACAACACCAGCAACACGATCCTCGTCAAGCACGCCACGGCCGTGCAGCTCGAGGAGATCGAGGGCCTGATCAAGAGCTGGGACACGCTGCCGCCGCGCAACGCGATCCTCGCCCGCCGCACCGGCACGGTGCAACTGCAGTACTCCAAGGCCTCGGCCCTAGCGGCGACGCTCAAAGACGTCTACCGCGACCTGCTGAGCCGCCGTGACGAGGAGTTCGACACCGAAGAGGACAAGGGCACGGGCGGCACAAGCACGCGCTACGCCACCTCGATCCACTACGAGGCCCAGGGCGAGCAGCGTGAGACCGAGCCGATCGGCGCCAGCTTCGACGGCGTCTTCTCCGTCGCTGCGGACGACATCGCCAACCTGCTGGTCGTCTCGGCACAGACCGAGATCTACGACAGCGTGGTCGACATGATCCGCTCGCTCGACGAGGCGGCCAAGCCGAACACCACCGTGGCGGTGGTCGACGCGGGCGGCGTCTCGGCCGAGCAGTTGCAGCGGGCCTTGGCCCAGGCGCTCGGCCAGCCGTGGACCGGCGGACGCCCCGAGCAGCAGGCGGGCGGGGGCCGCAACAACGACCGCGGCGATCGCAATCGCGGCCGTGATCGCGGACGCAACCGCCGCCGCAACCGCTGA
- a CDS encoding CPXCG motif-containing cysteine-rich protein: protein MDDEASYICDACGEEIVVPVDLSAGEDQEYVEDCPVCCRPSVIHVELDHSGEARVWAEPE, encoded by the coding sequence ATGGACGACGAAGCCTCCTACATCTGCGACGCCTGTGGCGAGGAGATCGTGGTGCCGGTCGACCTGTCGGCCGGCGAGGATCAGGAGTACGTGGAGGACTGCCCGGTCTGTTGCCGGCCGAGTGTGATCCACGTCGAACTCGACCATTCGGGCGAAGCACGCGTTTGGGCGGAGCCGGAGTGA
- a CDS encoding PP2C family protein-serine/threonine phosphatase, whose protein sequence is MPAQRVAPHGKQPAILTTCTEPTLCLAATMDAPESTRAMGGEVVYFSTRCPDKPSPNEDALAVLPGPADAAWTGGVLAVSDGLGGEAAGEAASRLTVETLRDEVGRIALTGSPLRGAILDGIERANQQVIALGVGAAATLAAAEVVDGFVRPYHVGDSQILVVGQRGRVKLLTVAHAPVAQAVEAGVLCDQEAMHHDERHVVSNVVGWSEMRIEIGPTHRLAPRDTLLLATDGLFDNLHVAEVVERIRKGSLPKAITGLVEEARRRMDDSLEEATGLTPSKPDDLTVVAFRLDA, encoded by the coding sequence TTGCCAGCCCAACGCGTCGCCCCGCACGGCAAGCAGCCAGCCATTTTGACGACCTGTACTGAACCGACGCTCTGCCTCGCCGCGACCATGGACGCGCCGGAGTCGACGCGCGCCATGGGTGGCGAGGTCGTATACTTCTCGACGCGTTGCCCCGACAAGCCGTCGCCCAACGAAGACGCCCTGGCGGTGCTGCCCGGGCCGGCCGACGCGGCTTGGACCGGAGGCGTGCTCGCCGTCTCCGACGGCCTGGGGGGCGAGGCCGCCGGCGAGGCTGCATCTCGGCTCACGGTCGAGACACTCCGCGACGAGGTCGGCCGGATCGCCCTGACCGGCTCGCCGCTCCGCGGCGCGATTCTTGACGGCATCGAGCGGGCCAACCAGCAGGTCATCGCCCTGGGCGTCGGCGCCGCCGCCACACTGGCCGCCGCCGAGGTGGTCGACGGCTTCGTGCGGCCCTACCACGTGGGCGACAGCCAGATCTTGGTCGTTGGTCAGCGCGGCCGGGTGAAGCTGCTCACCGTGGCCCACGCCCCGGTGGCGCAGGCTGTGGAGGCGGGCGTGCTGTGCGACCAGGAGGCGATGCACCACGACGAGCGGCACGTCGTGTCGAACGTTGTCGGCTGGTCGGAGATGCGGATCGAGATCGGCCCCACGCACCGCCTCGCGCCGCGCGACACGCTGCTGCTGGCGACCGACGGCCTGTTCGACAACCTGCACGTGGCCGAGGTCGTTGAGCGCATCCGCAAGGGATCGCTCCCGAAGGCGATCACCGGTTTGGTAGAAGAGGCCCGCCGCCGGATGGACGACTCTCTCGAAGAAGCGACGGGGCTCACGCCGAGCAAGCCGGATGACCTGACGGTTGTTGCTTTTCGTTTGGATGCTTGA
- a CDS encoding serine/threonine-protein kinase: MPPRPSTDKLRKGARLGKYRVERKLGDGGFATVYRAYDTLEGQRVALKIPNKSVLDAEAEADFLKEIRLAAKLRHPHIMPLKSADTIDGRYVLAYPLGEKSLADRLQSRLSLAKALEFAEQMTAAVAHAHSERVIHCDIKPENFIITPDGLMLTDFGIAIVALRTVRGSGSGTVGYCAPEQAMGKPSFRSDVFSLGLVIYRMLAGVLPEYPFTWPPPGVERMKRKVHADLLTVLRRAIDLDPKRRYASAAPMLTALRSAARKSLSTGRTAGSARAKATRRRTSTHTSSIGWQEVQWRHYLRLFGKALGGHCPCTSCGAPVAEAMAACPWCGVARKKHKGPTVLPTVCPRCDRGLKADWRYCPWCFGAGFEPESDRPLADKLATGKCANASCDRKQLRPFMRYCPWCRTKVRKKWKLEPASDDHPKSKCPRCACGVAVGFWGWCPWCGKQLDKTLGLHRTKS; this comes from the coding sequence GTGCCGCCCCGCCCCTCGACTGACAAGCTCCGCAAAGGCGCCCGGCTCGGCAAGTACCGCGTCGAGCGCAAGCTCGGCGACGGCGGATTCGCCACGGTCTACCGGGCTTACGACACGCTCGAGGGGCAGCGTGTGGCGCTGAAGATCCCCAACAAGTCGGTGCTCGACGCCGAGGCCGAGGCCGACTTCCTCAAGGAGATCCGCCTGGCGGCCAAGTTGCGCCACCCCCACATCATGCCGCTCAAGTCGGCCGACACGATCGACGGGCGGTACGTCTTGGCCTACCCGCTCGGCGAGAAGTCGCTGGCCGACCGGCTGCAGTCGCGGCTCTCGCTCGCCAAGGCGCTCGAGTTCGCCGAGCAGATGACCGCCGCCGTGGCCCACGCCCACTCCGAACGCGTGATCCACTGCGACATCAAGCCGGAGAACTTCATCATCACGCCCGACGGGCTGATGCTCACCGACTTCGGCATCGCGATCGTCGCCCTGCGCACGGTGCGCGGCTCCGGCTCGGGCACCGTGGGCTACTGCGCCCCGGAGCAGGCGATGGGCAAGCCGTCGTTCCGCAGCGACGTCTTCTCGCTCGGCCTGGTGATTTACCGGATGCTCGCCGGCGTGCTGCCGGAGTACCCGTTCACGTGGCCGCCGCCGGGCGTCGAGCGGATGAAACGCAAGGTCCACGCCGACCTGCTGACGGTCCTGCGCCGCGCGATCGACCTCGACCCCAAACGCCGCTACGCGTCGGCCGCCCCGATGCTCACCGCCCTGCGCAGCGCGGCGCGCAAGAGCCTCTCGACCGGCCGCACGGCGGGGAGCGCGCGGGCCAAAGCGACCCGCCGACGCACCTCGACCCACACCTCGAGCATCGGCTGGCAAGAGGTGCAATGGCGGCACTACCTGCGGCTGTTCGGCAAGGCGCTCGGCGGCCATTGCCCCTGCACCTCTTGCGGCGCGCCGGTGGCCGAGGCGATGGCCGCCTGCCCGTGGTGCGGCGTCGCCCGCAAGAAGCACAAAGGCCCCACGGTGTTGCCCACCGTCTGCCCGCGTTGCGACCGCGGCCTGAAGGCCGACTGGCGTTACTGCCCGTGGTGCTTCGGCGCCGGCTTCGAGCCGGAGTCCGACCGACCGCTCGCCGACAAGCTCGCGACGGGCAAGTGCGCGAACGCCTCGTGCGATCGCAAGCAGCTCCGCCCCTTCATGCGATACTGCCCCTGGTGCCGCACCAAGGTGCGTAAGAAATGGAAGCTCGAGCCCGCCAGCGACGACCACCCCAAAAGCAAGTGCCCTCGCTGCGCGTGCGGCGTGGCCGTCGGGTTTTGGGGGTGGTGCCCGTGGTGCGGCAAGCAACTCGATAAAACCCTCGGTTTGCACCGTACGAAATCTTAA
- a CDS encoding PQQ-binding-like beta-propeller repeat protein → MLLSSRPTASLLLAIVCLAAAHSLVSTAVADDWPHWMGPERDNVWREEGLLEEFPEGGPEVVWRTPTAGGYAGPAVADGRVFVADFVTEGDYTAANFERKALVGAERVRCLDQTTGKLLWEHESAVEYAISYPAGPRCTPAVDGDHVYTLGAEGHLFCFEAATGKVVWERHLPTDYKTKPALWGYAAPPLIDGDKLITLAGGEGSHVVALDKATGKELWRSLTAPEQGYSPPTIIEAGGSRQLILLRPDAVSSVDPETGEEHWSVPYQATGGSIIMAPLQMGEHLYAAGYQDQSLLLKLAADKPAAEVVWRNRRKQAVSPVNVQPIIVGDILYGMGGGGSLAAVKLPEGRRLWDTPAPVSKRPLGTGTAFIVRQGESDRFWLFNENGELLIARLTPEGYEELDRAKILEPTNVAFGRDVVWCMPAFADQRMYVRNDKECVCVELAKE, encoded by the coding sequence ATGCTGCTCTCTTCTCGGCCTACCGCCTCCCTGCTGCTCGCCATAGTCTGCCTAGCCGCAGCCCACTCCTTGGTCTCGACCGCCGTGGCCGACGACTGGCCGCACTGGATGGGACCCGAGCGTGACAACGTTTGGCGTGAAGAGGGCCTGCTGGAGGAATTCCCCGAAGGGGGCCCCGAGGTCGTGTGGCGCACGCCCACCGCCGGGGGCTACGCCGGCCCCGCCGTGGCGGACGGGCGGGTGTTCGTGGCCGACTTCGTCACCGAAGGCGACTACACCGCGGCGAACTTCGAACGCAAAGCGCTCGTCGGCGCGGAGCGGGTTCGCTGCCTCGACCAAACCACCGGCAAGTTGCTCTGGGAGCACGAGTCGGCGGTCGAGTACGCCATCTCTTATCCGGCCGGCCCGCGCTGCACGCCGGCCGTCGACGGCGACCACGTTTACACGCTCGGCGCCGAGGGGCATCTTTTCTGCTTCGAGGCCGCCACGGGCAAGGTCGTCTGGGAGCGTCACCTGCCGACCGACTACAAGACCAAGCCCGCGCTGTGGGGCTACGCCGCCCCGCCGCTCATCGACGGTGACAAACTGATCACGCTCGCCGGCGGCGAGGGAAGCCACGTCGTCGCGCTCGACAAGGCGACGGGCAAGGAGTTGTGGCGCTCGCTCACCGCCCCCGAGCAAGGCTACTCGCCCCCCACCATCATCGAGGCGGGCGGCTCTCGGCAGCTCATCCTGCTGAGGCCCGACGCCGTCTCGTCGGTCGACCCCGAGACGGGCGAGGAGCATTGGTCCGTGCCGTACCAGGCGACCGGCGGTTCGATCATCATGGCGCCGCTCCAGATGGGCGAGCACCTTTACGCGGCCGGCTACCAAGACCAGAGCCTGCTGCTGAAGCTAGCCGCCGACAAACCGGCAGCCGAGGTCGTTTGGCGCAACCGCCGCAAGCAAGCCGTCTCGCCCGTGAACGTGCAGCCGATCATCGTCGGCGACATCCTCTACGGCATGGGGGGCGGCGGCTCGCTGGCCGCGGTCAAGCTGCCCGAGGGCCGGCGGCTGTGGGACACCCCGGCGCCGGTGAGCAAGCGGCCGCTGGGCACCGGCACGGCGTTCATCGTCCGCCAGGGCGAGAGCGACCGGTTCTGGCTCTTCAACGAGAACGGCGAGCTGCTGATCGCCCGCCTCACGCCCGAGGGCTACGAGGAGCTCGACCGCGCCAAGATCCTCGAGCCGACGAACGTCGCCTTCGGCCGCGACGTGGTCTGGTGCATGCCGGCGTTTGCCGACCAGCGGATGTACGTCCGCAACGACAAGGAATGTGTCTGCGTCGAGCTGGCGAAAGAGTAG
- a CDS encoding RtcB family protein: MTSTPLPLTRRTVGTMNRKQLQKLGVPPDCVAAATSALGRAANEGTGFGLKGARAKKLVADVLAEPTGFRDDPIWGALAAELLAEAEAPAHKPIDYRTWGEEIDDSAHAQMRQACRVPSAVGAALMPDAHLGYGLPIGGVLACENAVIPYAVGVDIACRMKLSVIDLPVDSLTKRRNLYREALERGTKFGVGVEHTPKQQHDVMDRDWSVTRVTREKKDKAWKQLGTSGSGNHFVEFGVLTLGERDEQLGLDAGEHVALLSHSGSRGAGAAVCQTYSQIAQRLLPKRHAELGRLAWLALDSPEGQDYWAAMNLMGEYAAANHAVIHRLVTKLLGAQVIAGVENHHNFAWKEFHGGREVVVHRKGATPAGAGVLGVIPGSMADPAFVVRGRGVAESFDSASHGAGRRMSRRQARDTYRFSAVRKDLAAQGVEVLAAGSDEVPGVYKDIRSVMAAQQDLVEVVARFDPRVVRMCGDGSRAED; the protein is encoded by the coding sequence ATGACCTCGACTCCCCTCCCGCTGACCCGCCGCACGGTCGGAACCATGAACCGCAAGCAGCTTCAAAAACTCGGCGTGCCGCCCGATTGCGTCGCCGCCGCGACGAGCGCCCTCGGCCGCGCGGCGAACGAGGGGACCGGCTTCGGGCTCAAAGGCGCCCGCGCCAAGAAGCTTGTTGCTGACGTGCTCGCCGAGCCAACCGGCTTTCGCGACGACCCTATTTGGGGCGCCCTCGCAGCGGAGCTGCTCGCCGAGGCCGAGGCGCCTGCGCACAAGCCGATCGACTACCGCACCTGGGGCGAGGAGATCGACGATTCGGCCCACGCCCAGATGCGCCAGGCCTGCCGTGTCCCCTCGGCCGTCGGCGCCGCGCTGATGCCCGACGCCCACTTGGGCTACGGCCTGCCGATCGGCGGCGTGCTCGCCTGCGAGAACGCGGTGATCCCGTACGCCGTGGGCGTCGACATCGCCTGCCGCATGAAGCTCTCGGTGATCGACCTGCCGGTCGACTCGCTCACGAAGCGCCGCAACCTCTACCGCGAGGCGCTCGAAAGGGGAACCAAGTTCGGCGTGGGCGTTGAGCACACCCCCAAGCAGCAGCACGATGTAATGGACCGCGACTGGTCGGTCACGCGCGTCACGCGTGAGAAAAAGGACAAGGCGTGGAAGCAGCTCGGCACGAGCGGCTCGGGCAACCACTTCGTCGAGTTCGGCGTGCTCACCCTCGGCGAGCGCGACGAGCAGCTCGGCCTCGACGCCGGCGAGCACGTGGCGCTCTTGTCGCACAGCGGCAGCCGCGGCGCGGGGGCGGCCGTGTGCCAAACCTACAGCCAGATCGCGCAGCGGCTCTTGCCAAAGCGCCACGCCGAGCTCGGCCGGCTGGCGTGGCTCGCGCTCGACAGCCCCGAGGGCCAGGATTACTGGGCCGCGATGAACCTGATGGGCGAGTACGCCGCGGCCAACCACGCCGTGATCCACCGCCTGGTCACCAAGCTGCTCGGCGCGCAGGTCATCGCCGGCGTGGAGAACCACCACAACTTCGCCTGGAAAGAGTTCCACGGCGGCCGCGAGGTGGTCGTCCATCGCAAAGGGGCGACCCCGGCCGGCGCCGGCGTGCTGGGCGTCATCCCCGGCTCGATGGCCGACCCGGCGTTCGTCGTGCGCGGCCGCGGCGTGGCGGAGAGCTTCGACTCGGCGTCGCACGGCGCCGGCCGCCGCATGAGCCGCCGCCAGGCGCGCGACACGTACCGCTTCAGCGCTGTCCGCAAGGACTTGGCCGCCCAGGGCGTGGAGGTCCTCGCCGCCGGCTCGGACGAGGTGCCGGGCGTCTACAAAGACATCCGCTCGGTGATGGCCGCCCAGCAAGACTTGGTGGAGGTGGTCGCCCGCTTCGACCCCCGAGTGGTCCGCATGTGCGGCGACGGCAGCCGGGCGGAAGACTGA